The Ziziphus jujuba cultivar Dongzao chromosome 5, ASM3175591v1 genome segment AATATCAGTAATCCCTTCTAGCATCAAAACTACACTTTTCATTGAAGGACGAAGAACTGGTTCATCTTGAATACACCATAAACCTACTTTAACCATTTTCTCCAAGGTCTTTTTATCGACATCTTCACCAACCACAAGCTTATATAGCTCCCTACCAGCAAAGCACTTATAGATCCAGTTTGAAAGAACAATCTCATCTATATTTGATACATGCATTTCCAAGTTCCTTCTGCAGCATATGATTTCGAGCAACACTATTCCATAACTATATACATCCGCCTTCACAGAAATTGGAGTGTTCTTATGCCATTCTGGGGCCAAATACCCTCTTGTCCCTCTGATCCCGGTGAAAGTCCTTGTTTGATCAGGCATTAACAATTTTGCTAGCCCAAAGTCGGAGATTTTAGCAGTCCAGAAATCATCCATTAAAATGTTCTGAGGTTTTACATCGTAATGAATGATCGGGGTCTTGCACTCTTCGTGTAGATAATTTATACCCTTAGCAACATCTATTGCAATTCTTACTCTTTCATCCCAATCTGGTCGCCTTGCTTGCTTAAAAAGAAGATCAGCTAGCGAGCCATTGCTCATATATTCGTAAACCAGAAGCCTCTTTGAGTCCTCAGCACAATAACCCATCAACCGAACTAAGTTCTTGTGGTTGGTTCTTCCAATTGCTCTCATCTCTGCACGGAACTCTCTTTCACCTTCTTCAATTAACTTCTCTAGTCTTTTCACTGCAATAAGTTTTCTACCTCTGTTTAGAACCCCTTTGTATACTGCTCCAAATGAGCCCTTACCCAACTCTTCTTTGAATCCATCTGTTGCTTTTTTAAGTTCATTGTATGAAAATACCCTCAAAGCTATCAGTTCCTCATCACCAGTCAATCCCATTTGTCCATTAATTTCTCCCAATCTTTTGTACCTTAGGATTCGaattttaaatatgtatatgcCAGAGATTGCAAGGGACACAAATGAGAAGATGACAAAAACTATAACTGTAACAAGAATTTGTATCAGAACTTTTTTGCTTGTGATCACCTGCTGGGTTCTTCTTGGCGGAACTAACTCCGTCGTTGGCACAGAATTGGTTCCATTAATGCTTTTAGTTTCGTTCATCTTGCTCACCTTGATGAAAGCAGTAGTAGAAATGGAGTTGCCAAAATCCCTTCTAACATATCTCAGAGGGAGTTTTTGTTTCTTACAAAGATCTCTTCCATAATCGTCTTGTGCGAAAAGTGCTGCCCCACAATTGCAATCTTCTAAGCAAGAGTTCTTACATTCTTCCATGGACATGGATGCTTCCATATAATCAATATCTCCCCACAATATGTTATCCATTTTTTCCATGCCATAAAAAGTAgtattttcttttccatctaCGCACACCTCGTCGGTATAATTTCTCAAGCAGCCAAGAGTTTTCTGATTGAAATCAACATAATCGGATCCAGGAATACACAAACAGTTTGGTTGCTCATCAAAGATTGTACAAAAGCTATTAATTCCACAGAAACCTTGAACTTCGCAAGGATTTTTCAAAGCTTTCCAAACCATAACAGCTTCTTTTACTTTTCCATTATTCTTATCATCAACTCCATGAGAATACAACCTGAATATACCATCAGAATCAAGGGTTGCACGATATAGTGCAACTTTCTGGTTATTTTCCGAAGATGATGagcctcctcctcctccaagACTCAACCTACTGACCATCTCAGAACTACTAGTGTTCATGATTGCAAGAAGTCCTGTACGGTTA includes the following:
- the LOC107434682 gene encoding G-type lectin S-receptor-like serine/threonine-protein kinase LECRK1, translating into MASNSTSTLFFLLLLPVLFVCVTPQQQKHSTQINLDSSISPRSPRSSWSSPSGYFQFGFYHEGSGFKIGIWLVGTEQNTVVWTANRDDPPVTSNAILSLDQNGRLLLRTEHGQKKIIANTTYSATSASMLDSGNFVLYNRSHIIWESFKYPTDTILGDQVLSAGQELFSSQSDTDHSTGRFHLKMQLDGNLVLYPINTDDSSIDAYWDSETFGNGFKFHLYLNRTGLLAIMNTSSSEMVSRLSLGGGGGSSSSENNQKVALYRATLDSDGIFRLYSHGVDDKNNGKVKEAVMVWKALKNPCEVQGFCGINSFCTIFDEQPNCLCIPGSDYVDFNQKTLGCLRNYTDEVCVDGKENTTFYGMEKMDNILWGDIDYMEASMSMEECKNSCLEDCNCGAALFAQDDYGRDLCKKQKLPLRYVRRDFGNSISTTAFIKVSKMNETKSINGTNSVPTTELVPPRRTQQVITSKKVLIQILVTVIVFVIFSFVSLAISGIYIFKIRILRYKRLGEINGQMGLTGDEELIALRVFSYNELKKATDGFKEELGKGSFGAVYKGVLNRGRKLIAVKRLEKLIEEGEREFRAEMRAIGRTNHKNLVRLMGYCAEDSKRLLVYEYMSNGSLADLLFKQARRPDWDERVRIAIDVAKGINYLHEECKTPIIHYDVKPQNILMDDFWTAKISDFGLAKLLMPDQTRTFTGIRGTRGYLAPEWHKNTPISVKADVYSYGIVLLEIICCRRNLEMHVSNIDEIVLSNWIYKCFAGRELYKLVVGEDVDKKTLEKMVKVGLWCIQDEPVLRPSMKSVVLMLEGITDIASPPCPTSTSM